The DNA window CTTATAGGGAAGGGTGGAGTGGGGAGGCTACCTGTAGACAATGACTAGAAAACAGCATCTTAAGACTccattctttgttcttttctcttagGTTATTTTGATGCTCATGCTTTGGCTATGGACTATCGGAGTCTAGGGTTTCGAGAGTGCCTGGCTGAAGTTGCTCGATACCTTAGTATTATAGAGGGTCTGGATGCCTCCGATCCTCTGCGAGTTCGACTTGTGTCTCATCTCAATAACTACGCCTCTCAACGGGAAGCAGCAAGTAGTGCACACACTGGCATTGGACACATTCCTTGGGGCAGTGCCTTTGGACATCACCCTCACATATCTCACCCGTTGCTGCTGGCTCAAAATGGGCACGGTAATACCAGTACTACAGCATCTTCCACAGAACCACATCACCAGACCAGAATTGCCGCCCCACATGCTGAAACTTCCTCACTCAGAGTGCCCCCAAATGGCAACGTTGGACCGGTGCTCCCCGTGGTCACATCTACTACCAAactgtctcctcctcttctctcctccatgGCATCTCTGTCTGCGTTCCCCTTTTCGTTTGGCTCCTTCCATCTGCTGTCCCCTAACATGCTGAGCCCGTCTGCACCGACACAGTCAGCAGCCCTTGGCAAACCATACAGACCCTGGGGGACTGAGATTGGAGCCTTCTAAGAACTAACTCTTTAGTAAGGGTGGGGAAGCCTACAAACCTAGCTGAGCTGGGTTATGCCACGCTTAAAGTTGAAGTTCTTAATAACTGGGACAAAGGTACAGCTTCACCTTAACTAAGTTTGTCTAAAAATTGTCtctttggatttttctttttgttttctacatttttgtattagcgattttttttttaaatagttgctGAAGTtgtccaaaaataaaattacaatagTGGTTGTTAACACTTGTGTTAGATCTGTGCtgagcatttaaatattttttgtaaacaatttgtttcaaatgtttcatttttcctgagTATGTCAGACCGCCTTTTTATGAAGAGATATCACCCATTACTGTTAGCAATGGCCTAGTTTAGTTATTAATTTTTCCAAGACCACTCTTCTCAGCATTAACAAGCTGCATTTTTGTTAGTATTTTGACATTGAGATGTTCTagaaagaattactttttttgtaaactATATTTGAGTCTTATATTTCTGAACAAAGCGTTGACAAATCAGATGGACCAGCTTGACCAGCTTTATCGAAGACCccaatttctgtttcttctgcagtggTTTGGTATATTTGGTGGTCTTATTCTAGTCCCTAGTGGACGTTTACTTACATCACAGAACCACTATGCTTTTTCTTCCACCAAAAGGAGCAGTATGTGCTTTAGAGCAAACCCTGGAGTGGGGAGGGTGCAAAAGCCAAATTACACACTATATTGGGGGTGGGTTTAGCTGCTGgggaagtgaaggaaaaaagaagttgcCATCTGCAGTAGTCCTCCAGCTGGAGCCGGACGTATGCGTGCTCATTTCATAGGGCCAGACTCTACTTTGAGTTACAGTGGAGTAACTGTTCCATTACCCCATATTCTTGGGTAACTGAGATCAGACTCCTTCCCTCTATGAGCTTCAAATTTGCACCTGAAAGGAATGATGCTGGTGTTTAAATATCCAGTGGAATGGTACGGTGGGAACCTGTTCAGTGCACAGCCTTCTTGCTTAAGAAACAGATGTACCCTGCCcggttgatttttttcctactgcctTTTACCTTTAGGTGCAGTTCAGTGCCACTCCTCATTTTGTAAGGGCTCTGCTGCATTCTTGTGTGCATGAGAGTGTGTGCGTGTACATGTATATTTTGGTTGATTTCATGAGAATTTTAATCTGAACAGGTTTATCTAGTGAGTTCCACTGGACGGGGTTTGACTGCTCTTGTATCTGTGTTGTGGCTAAATAAAGGAGAAacaacaaagtattttaaatgacatGTTTGTCTGATATATATCAGCGGAGAATTCTGTGCCTATGGGTATCATGGGTGATGTCAAACAATTGCTACTTAGTCTTGCTGTGGGcatttgtatttactttttttctcaaatattatGGCATACTTAGCTACGCTAGCTGAGTACAGAAAGAACCATGGTGCCTCAGAATAACAgtcaagggaaggaaaatgtagGATACATTTTACTCACCTGGCAGCGTGTGAGCAGACGGCAAAGACGCCAGGGTTGCCGCCAAAGAAGAAGTTAAAGCTGCACTTCCCCTGAATATTCATTCTTACTGCTTTGTCTTAATGTTAAAAAGTGATAACCTTTACCAATGTGGAATCCTTTCCTGTCTAACTCATGAAAACTTTATCTGTCCTGTAGCTATGTAACAAAGTTTTTTACCTAAGTCTGGTTTAGCTCACGTTCAGTGCATTAGTGTGGGATCTACTCAGGGTCTCCGACTAATGGTATATTTGTTGCAGAGAGGTGTTACTAGTGTCTTACACTTTTTCTTGAAGTAACAACCTGACAGGCTTACATGTAGATAGAAGGTTTTCTCCAGATGCGGTCTGTCCTACCTGCAAATCTCTACCTGCAGAATATCAACAGCTTCTCCTGGAAGTACCTCACTTCTTTCCTGTGCATTTGAATTTATAGTACGTTTGTGTTGGTAAATGGCAGATCCTTGTCTGGATTTAGCTCTGCCAGAATAGCAGAAAGAGCTTGGCCCTGTGGGAGACGAGAGCTTTGTTTAAAGAGGGGCTCTTGGGCCAATTAAGGAGTGGCATTGATGAGAGGCTTTCTCGGAAGAAGGATTGCCGTGAGGCTGGAAAGAGTGGAAGGGCATTCAAGTGCGTAACCTTGTTTTACCTTCTTCCCTAGGCTGAAGGGGACCACTGCTAGAAATGAAACGCAAAACGCTGTGGGAGCTAGAAATACATAGGTGTTACTGAGGAGAGATTACAGAGCGGAGTATTTCATGTAGAAACATGAAATAAGAGGCTGTAAAATTCCCAAGCCAGTTTCCTTTTCACAGTGTGTATTGTCTCCTGTTTAATTATGCTCTGCCCTGTCCCTAATAGGTTTTTATACCAAATTAACAACTCCTACCTAGAAGATTGCTATAGTGCATGCAACTATTCTTTAGATCTTTTAATAAATGACAATGCTTCTCAGCCTTTTAATGGTTATTTCATTGACATTCAAATGACTTTGCCTGCCTCTAAATAGCTGGCTCTTTTGTGTAGAAAGACCcctataattatttttgtcccACTGTCCTACTCTTGAATGGACTTCAGAAGCAGAGAGTGCAATAAAAGTTTAGCTGCTGGTGTTTGTCTCTGTGTCCAccatcttctctttccattaCCAGTGGCAAAGATAGTAGCAAAAAGAACTAATTTTATTCAACCTTTGCAGTGTCTATGTTAGTTTTTAGAGACTCAAAACCTACAGATTGTTATCATAGAAAGAGATAAATGAATTCTAGGAACACACAAAAACTAGTAATTCGAATGCAAAAAGCATGGCCCAGAAGCTGAAGCACCAGTGTTGGAAGTCCAGAACTATATTTACTGCTTGTGCTGCTAACCCAGTAAGTCGTGCTTGGCAATCACTTAATCCGTATCTGCTTTGTCAGCTCTGAAAAAGGGATAGCAGTGCTTGTTCTCCCTTCATCAAGAGGCAGTGGTAGTTGGAAATCCTCTGTATGAATGACAAACgttttttctgaaaaaactaCAGTTCTGAGAtgttctgatatttttctttcctgtaggaTGCTAGATTTCTAAAGACAAGcccaaaaaggcaaaataagcTTGCTTCTATAGACAACAGGTATCGCCTGAGCCCAAAACATTTACTTGTTTACCCTATTGCAAAAGAGCAATTCAGGAGCACAAGCTTAACCGGAGGGATGGcggagaagaaaggaaatgcataTGCGACTTGATCCCATGACCCCCCAACTACCTTCAAGTGCTTTAGATGAACTGTGTCTGTCCGGAAATCCTCAGGCTAAAGCTTTGTGTGGGATGTAAGATGATGTGGTATTTCATATAAGCTGATATTATCTTCCTTTATCAAGGATGCTGGATTTGAGTGCAGAATAAATTGAAGAGGCTGGTAAATACTGCATAAAACCACATACAAACCTTTGGAAATCCATTCTGTGCTTTGGCGTAAAGAAATAGCTCATGAAAATGACAGTTTTTAGCTTTTGGAAAGAAGCTGTCAGTAGTTCTTAAGGCAGTTTCTGTTCAGTGCTCCCGTCTTAACACTAGTAGCATGACAGAGTTTATTAGGATCACGCTGAAAACCCCATGAATCCTCGCTATTGCTCTCTTCACTCACACATCAGCATGTGCGTCCCCAGGTGACAAGAGCCTTCCTAGACTATTGCATAGTGGTGGGAAGCctgccaggttttttttttttttctccaagcaaCAAACAAGCCCAAGTGAGCACAGATAAACTGAAATCCTTCTTCCTGTTTTATATTGTGTACATATTCACAGGCGCTTCTTGCCAGAAACTCCCAGTTTGGATCGTAGCATACTCTATACGGAGCTGGAAGTCTGCAGTGAGTAGTGTGGGGGTCATGGGCTTTGTGCTGGAAGGCGACAAAAATGATTTACGAAGCCCTTTTCTGAGGCCTTAGATGAAAGGTTGCAGAGATGGGTTGTGGTACCTGCCAGGTGACTCAGTACGCTAAGGCACAGATGTATTAACCAGCCTACCCGGCCTCGTAGAGCAGTGTGTGCTTTGCCTGTAACTGAATGCCTCTCTCTCCACTTGCCCagattataaataaaaattagaacaGTCCCTTTCTTCTGGAGCCAGAAGATGCAGGCATTGACTCATGCTTGCAATATAGTAGCTTGACTGCGGTAATAAATGTTGAAATGCCAATGACTAGTAAGATACAGATACTTGAAGGTGTCTTTTGGGAGTCTGAAGAGTTCATTTGGTGAAAGCTTTTATTAAGGAAGTGCTTGGCTATTATATGTTGTTCTCTCTTATTCCAGCTAGTCCCACACacttttttctccagcaaattCTCCTAATTATTCATACAGCTTGAAGCAGTCAACCACACTGCCTTGCTTTGACCCGTGCTGTGTGCAGCCTGCCCAAGCCTTCCCAGCAGAGCAAACTTCATAGACAGAGGTTCTCTTccagctgtttttccttttttcttcaatacATCATGTAACACAGCTGTATAATGCAGGAGGGGCTTATCTAAGTGTTCAAAACAGCTGAGCAGTAGGGGCATTCTGCCCTGCTTGCAGAGCCCTTAACCACATCACATTGCTTGGACCTTTTCAGAGTCTTTTACCGGGCTGCTTTCTTCAGGAGAAGCCTCCTGGGAAGGACGGGAGGGAGGGGTAGCTGGACCCAGTTCTGCACGTCTTCTGCACTTCTGCTTGTTGGGACAGCCTCCGCACAAGGAGACCTCTGCAGACCACTGCATTGGAAAGGCTTCTTGGAGCTTTCCAGGTGGCTTGTGTTTCTTCAAGGTAAGCTGTAAAATCTGGGCACGGACAGTAGTAAGAGGTTAAACCTTACGGTACGTGCGTTTCTCTGTTTTGCActgctttcacagaagaaaggaTGTTGGAGTAGAAAAGTTGGTGGAACAGCTCTGCGAGAGAATGGCaaggagcaggaaggaaggctGATGTGTGGGATCAGAGGAAAACTGAGGCTGTGAACAGATGAATGAAGACTTGCATTGTTTGCATTGCCTGTTGCAAAGATGCGGAAATAACTGATGTCAGATGACAAAATAAGCTGCATGCAAGTATGTAAAGGATTCAGAGCAGGGATGGTATTCAAAATTTTGCTCTGTAAGCCAGAATTAGATGAGCAACGTGTAAAGACTGAGGGACATAATTTAAAACCAGTGAGGTGCTGAAACAAATGTGTGTGAATGTCTTCATCAAATTTGATGGGCCATCTCACTGGCTAGGGAGGAACCAGGGCTGGACTATTGCCAGCTGTAAGAAGGCATCACAGCGTGATTTACTGATCGCATTTGTACAATCTGATCAAGTGAATGTAAGGACGTCAATGAATTAAAGCATGGTCTGTGCACGAGAGGGGGCTTGTGACCCAACTTGACAGAGAATTTGATACATTGGGATAACTGATATGAGCTCCTAATGACTGGCAGCTGTTTCCACAAATGGCTCAGCCTTTATCAGCAGCTACCACCTAGATGCTGGTGCAGCTGCTTAGCTCCTGGATTTTGGTATGGTGGTTATGATGTGTTAGTCATCTATGTAGGTATGAGGTCTCCTTTGCCATCAGGTGAGGAGGGCAGGTACGTGTTCAGACTAGCAGTGGAAAACTAGCTTTTCTAGTGAAAGTGAGTATGGAGTCCGCTTTTGAGATAAGGAACATCTGGTAGAGAGAATGCAGAGTTGCTAACTTGCTTCGCATTACGTATCTGCTATTGATAGCGCAGATGATACTTTGGTAATACTGCTGCTTATTATCACCAAGCCTGTCTTCCTTAACAGGCCATTTCAGAGGCTGAATTTCAATATCAAGAGATGAGATGAGAATAATTGTCTGTTGTTGTTCAGCGATGGTTATGTAAAAGTTTGTGGGATTGGATAGTGATTAAAAATGTAGCAAAGGGAACTGAAATGTGTGCTGTAGGAGCTCTTTTACATGCTACACAGCAGGTAGATCTATTTTTTACTTCATCAGGAAAACATCGATTTTATTGAACAATGTTCCCTGTATAATGTAGATGCCAAACTGTCTGTAGATTGCTCCTTTGAATTTCTCTGGGATTCATTGCGTCTTCTGTTAAGAGGAAATTATCAACAACAAGAGGAAATCCTGTACTAGTACTGAATAGTCCTTATTTTAAAGGTACTTCCCTTCTTGTGGGAATTGTATATAATCAGAACAACACTCCATAAAACggacaaattattttagaaggAGACGGGTCagccttttatttaaaaggtctGACGTTATTGTACATAAGAAAATCAATTGTTAGAGTGGATGACATTCTTCCACGAGCTGCCTGTGCTTCCCAAAGGTGGGGCAAAGTTTAAGGCATTGGTAACAGGAAGTTTGGGCTCCTTAGAGACTTTCATGTTTTCTGGAGCACGCAATGacaaaattactctttttcttcccaaaaataGCACCaaggataataataattaaacttTACCCTGTTAAGAATTGGAATAGGTGATGTGAATGGTGCATATACCTGTTGGACAAACCTAAATATCCATTAAGTTGGTGTGGGCAGGGTAAGATGTCAGCGGTGTGTTGTAAAGGCCATGCAAGCAGAAAGAGCAGCTCTTTTGAAGAGAAACTCTTCCCTTCCATTAAGTTTCTGAGATCTGGCCCTCTGTACTTTGGTTCCAGCTGCACAGGCCTCTTCCACTGCATAAACCAGTATTGGCTGAGCAAGGGGGAGATGCAGCCCCCAGCTGATGCCACGTGGCCACAACCGTGTCCCAAGATTTGGAGCATCAAAGCAAGCAAGCACACCGAGAGGTGCAACTGGTAGATCTAAAGCTAAATGGTTGTCAGTCCCTCACCTGTTAAATCCATGCCTGTTTCAAAGGAGAGGGTTGAAATCTCACATACCCCTCCCGGCCCAACCAGCCATGAAGCTGTGAGAGCCCTGAATGAATCAGATACTCACTGAATTAAGTTAAAGCAAAATCTGTTATGgagctttaaaaatctttgagttgttgttgttttaggCAACGTTTgtcccatttttttctcctctctgggAAGTAAGATGGCTCCCTGCTTCTTCATGGTGCTGACAGAGGTCTGCAGGACTTCTCACACAGCCCCCTCAGGCCTGACCTCATCCTGCCAGTTAACAGACTGAAGCTTCATTTTTCgcccctgcagcacagcaacaTCCCAGGCTGAAAGCATAGCTTCAATGACAGGGCTGGCTGAGAGCCACAGGGGCCCAAGACTGGGAATTCCCATGGTCTGCCCCCAGGGACAAAGCTGAAGGAGTGACGCATCAGGTTTCCGGGTAGAAAAATCCctactttgcctttttttttttcccccccagcaTCAATATCCTCATAATGTGCTAGCCAGACAGTCTgactttatgcatttttttttttagcaaagagGGAGCAATTCCGTAGCTTTCCTTTTGACTGCATACTTTctaatgcagaaaacaaaacaaaacaaaaaggttcAAAATCCCTTCTTATTGCCAGGTTCTCTGCTAGGAAGTGCAGCCCTCCCTCCGTACTATTTTCATTGCCTCGCGTGAGATAGAAACCCAGTCTGTACCAAACAGTTGCTGAGAAAGCTATGATTCAAGCTTTAtataatgaaatactttttttatacCAGAGTCTATTGGGAAACAGCCTGTTCAGCTCAGCTATCTGCATTGCATTAACTTTTATAACCCAAAACTCCCAtcagaaaggagatttttatGAGATTGTATTTGACACATCCCAAACAAGGTTCTTTTAACAACTATGTCTGACTGACTGAAAAAGGCTAGAGAAGACTTTGCTAGGGGCTAGTGCCAcctcagatttaattttttggcGACAGTGTCTGCTCTTCACTTGTTCGTACTAGAAGAACTGTTGCAACGCTGCAGTTAATCCTATGGGACAGTAAGAGACAGTGAAGACAAATTTGTATATGGCACTTGCACCCAGCATCGAGCCCCACTTTGTTCGAAGattgcagaagctgcagaatgAAGTGTATTCCAGGGAGCCGGTAGGGCACAGGGAAAACTTGAGACCCCTTTTATGTTGAAGGCTGACTCTAAAGAGGAGGTTTTTGTTAATAAAGCCTCCTTTTCTCTATTGCCAGGGCTTTTCAGTCCTAGCGCTACTACATTTGCTCCCCCAAAGTCAAGTGATATTTACAACGTCCCATGGAGGTGTAGCACTATGTTCTGGGTAGGGAGTTGGGACTCAGAAAGTTAAAAGTCAAATAGTTGATTGAGTTGCTTGGCTGAGGTGTTTCAaagtgggttggttttttttctttaggactTCTGCAGCAGT is part of the Balearica regulorum gibbericeps isolate bBalReg1 chromosome 2, bBalReg1.pri, whole genome shotgun sequence genome and encodes:
- the HEY1 gene encoding hairy/enhancer-of-split related with YRPW motif protein 1, with translation MGETGVGRGAGRALGALLPRAARRLPDVRPRPATAAMKRAHPDYSSSDSEELDEAVEVEKESADENGNLSSAAGSMSPSTTSQILARKRRRGIIEKRRRDRINNSLSELRRLVPSAFEKQGSAKLEKAEILQMTVDHLKMLHTAGGKGYFDAHALAMDYRSLGFRECLAEVARYLSIIEGLDASDPLRVRLVSHLNNYASQREAASSAHTGIGHIPWGSAFGHHPHISHPLLLAQNGHGNTSTTASSTEPHHQTRIAAPHAETSSLRVPPNGNVGPVLPVVTSTTKLSPPLLSSMASLSAFPFSFGSFHLLSPNMLSPSAPTQSAALGKPYRPWGTEIGAF